The segment GTTCGTCCAATGGACGCGCCGGCACAGCGTCGGCCAGCTGCAGGAGATGCTGAGCTAAAAATCTTTCCCGTTCTCTTCATCGTTCCCGTTCTCGACCTGCCGGGAGCGAATGAATGAGGGATGAGAGAAAGAGAACGAGAAAAAGAGAGAACGAGAAAGAGAACGAAGACCAATGCACACCGTCCCCGTCCTTCCCGATTCCGCTCCCTTCACGCTCGAGCAGCGAGCGTGGCTGAACGGCTATCTCGCCGGATTATTCTCGCGCGGACCAGTTGCTGATGTTGCCGGGGGCGTCGACCTCGGCCGGCCGGCCTCAACGAGCCCGGCTACAGCCAAACCAACGCGGCTGGCGCCGCTCACGATCCTCTTCGGTTCGCAGACGGGCACGTGCGAGAGCCTGGCCAAGCGCGCGGCCAAGGAGGCCGGCAAGCGGGGATTCGCGGCGACCGTGCGCGACATGGGCGCGTTCACGATCGAGCAGCTCGCGCAGGAGCAGAACCTCCTCGTGATCACCAGCACCTATGGCGAGGGCGAGCCGCCGGACAATGCGAAGGCGCTGCATGCGGCGTTGACGGCGGCGACGAAAGCACCCAGCCGCGACGAGGGCGTCGCGGCTCCAGCGGCCGGAGAGGTCCTTCCTGGAGCCGCCACGCCCCCGTGGCGACTATTGGGTGCGCTCCGCTACAGCGTCTGCGCGCTAGGCGACACGAACTACGTGCATTTCTGCCAGTGCGGAAAAGAGTTCGATGCGGCCCTCGAAAAACTCGGCGCCGCGCGTGCGGCGGCGGCGGCCGAGTGTGATCTGGACTATGAGGCAAAGTTCACGAGCTGGCTCGATGGGGCGCTGAGCGGGCTGACAGAGGTAGGGCGCGTTATCCCTAACGCGCCGTCGACGGCGAATTTGTCCGGCGCTGTCACCGCGGCCGGCGTAGGCGGGGTCGCCGACCCCGGCCAGCCGAGCTCACCGAGCCCGGCTACACCGACGCAGACCGAAACGCTCACGCGTTCCGCTACGCCGGATGGCGCGAACGGGCCGCGCTTCTCGCGGCAGAATCCGTTCCCCGCGCTCGTGCTCGCGTCGCGGCGGTTGAACGGCGCCGGCTCGGCGAAACAGGTGCAGCATGTGGAGTTCGACCTCGGCGACTCCGGATTCGTCTACGCAGCAGGTGATGCGCTGGGCGTCTACGCGCACAACTGCCCGGAGTTGGTCGGCGACGTGTTGGCGGTGCTCGGCTGCGATGGCGAAGAGGCGGTCGCCGCACCGGATGGCAGCAGCATCACGCTGCGCCGCGCGCTGACGGAGTTCTATGATCTGGGCAAACCGACCGACGAGTTGCTGGCCGTCGTGAGCCCCTGTTTGCAGGCAGCTCGGGGACGCGACATGGGCGAGACGCCCGCGCTGCCGCGTTCGGCGCCGCATCACGTCATCGATGCGTTGCTAGCTGCGGGTGGGGGAAAGCTGGCGCCCGCGGAATTCGTGCGCACGCTGAAGCGGCTGCAGCCGCGGTTGTATTCGATTTCATCGTCGCCAAAGGCGCATGCGGGGCAGGTGCACCTGACGGTGAGTGCAGTGCGCTACGAGAAAGACGCCCGGGCGCGGAAGGGCGTGTGCTCGACGTTTTTGGCGGATCGCGTGCAGCCGGGAGAAACACGGATCGGCGTATTTGTGCACCGCAACGCAGCGTTCCGGCTGCCGGAGAGTGGCGACGTTCCGGTAATCATGGTCGGGCCTGGCACAGGGATCGCGCCGTTCCGCGCGTTCCTGCATGAACGCCGCGTGACCGGCGCGCGCGGTCGGAACTGGCTGCTGTTTGGCGACCAGCACGCTGCGACAGATTTCCTCTACCAGGAGGAACTCGCGGAGTTGCAGCGCGGCGGCGTGCTGACGCGGCTCGACACGGCGTTTTCGCGCGACCAAGCCGAAAAAGTCTACGTCCAGCACCGGATGCTGGAGAACGCGCGCGAGTTGCTCGCCTGGCTGGAGCAGGGCGCGCATTTCTACGTCTGCGGCGATGCGAGCCGGATGGCAAAAGACGTGGACGCCGCGTTGCAGCGCGTCGTCGAACTCGCCGGTGGCAGGACCGCGGAACAGGCAGCCGACTACGTGCAGACGCTCCGAACATCGAAGCGTTATCAGCGTGATGTCTACTAGCGCCGCGCGAGTCGACCCGACGGAGCGCGCTTTCAACTGAATGCTCGCGTCGCGCGATAATTTTCCGCTGCTCACCGAGCTGTTGGCCGAGCAGCAACGGCTCGCCACGCCTGTCGCGCGGTTCGCGGCAGCCTCCGGCGGGGCCCCGGCGCTGGAGCCGGTCTATCGTGATTTGATTCCGCTCAGCGCACCGGCGGCGGGCGAGCAGTATGCGTTCGAAGTCGATCTCGATGCCTGCACCGGCTGCAAGGCGTGCGTGGCCGCGTGCCATGCGCTCAACGGACTCGACGAACACGAGTCGTGGCGCGACGTCGGACTGCTCGTGGCCGGAACCGAGCGCCGGCCGTTTCAGCAAACGATCACAACGGCGTGCCACCACTGTGCCGATCCCGCGTGTCTCAACGGCTGCCCGGTGCTGGCGTATGAGAAGGACCCGCTGACCGGGATCGTGCGGCACCTCGATGACCAGTGCATTGGCTGCCAGTATTGCATCCTGAAGTGCCCCTACGACGCACCGAAATACAACGCGCGGCTCGGCATCGTGCGAAAATGCGACATGTGCCACGACCGGCTCGCGCATGGGGAAGCACCCGCCTGTGTGCAGGCCTGTCCGACTCACGCGATTCGAATCGTCGCGGCACCGACGCCGCCGCGGCCGCCCGAGCCTAATTTCACGTATTACGTGAAAATCGCTGAGAGACGTCCGACTGCGGAGGTGGCCGCGTCGGCGGAGCTTCTCCCGGGAGCGCCATCTGCCAACTACACGCGGCCGATGACGCGCTACACGTCACAACGTGGGCTGCCGGCCGGAATACGAGCGGCGGACGCCATGGCGCTCCGCCCTCAGCCGGCGCACTGGCCACTGGTGATCATGCTCACGTTGCTGCCTCTCGCGATTGGCTGTCAGGCCGTAGTCACGCTCGTGGCGATGCGAGCGAATTTCACGTATTACGTGAAAATAGGCTGGAACGTTGTCCCGGGGGAGTGGGCGGAACGAGGCGCGTATGACTTGACCCTTTGCGGGGCGGTGGCGGGGGTGCTGGGGCTGGCGGCGAGCGTGGCGCACCTAGGCCAGCCGAGGCGGGCGTGGCGCATCTTCCTCGGCTGGCGGCGTAGCTGGCTGAGCCGCGAGGCTATGGTATTCGGTGCGTGGTTGCCACTCACGCTCGCGACGCTGATCTGGCCAGCGCTCACGCTTCCCGCCGCTGTGGTCGGCGCGGTGGGGCTGGGCTGCTCGGTGATGATCTACGCGGACACGCGGCGGGGGTTCTGGGCGGCGGCGCAAACCGCGCCACGGTTTTTTGGAGGCGCCGCGGCGATGGGGGCATCGGTCGCGATCGCATTGGGTATTGAGGCAGCGGGAGCGGCGGTGGTGCTGGCGGCGGCGATGCTGATCAAGCTCGCGTGCGACGCCCGCGTGGTGCGCGTGCTCGACGTTGCGGACGAGGAGGATCCGTCGGTGGGCTGGCTCGCGACGGCGCGGCTCTTGACCGGACCGCTGCGGCGCGCGTTTGGCGGACGATTGGTAATTGCGCTGGTAGGCGGGTTGCTCCTCCCAGCGTGGATTCTGAGCGCGGACGTGCCGCCGTGGAGCCGCTGGCTCTGGTGCGCTGGAATGTTCGCCGGCGAGTTGGTGGAGCGTTGGCTGTTCTTCCGGGCGGTGGATGCGCCGAAAATGCCGGGACTCGTCGGATGAGCACGATCGCCGAACGACTGCGCGCGCAGAGTGGACCGATGACGAGCGAACTCGTCCAGCGGCCGAGTGACTTCGGCTTGGGCCGGCTGCCGTCGCGACTGGCGCCGGCGGCGACGATCACCTCGGTGTGCGGGTTCTGCAGCACCGGATGCGGACTGAAGATCCACCTCAACGACCGCGGTGAGGCGATCAATCTCACGGCAGACCCGGGCTATCCGGTGAACCTCGGGATGGCGTGTCCGAAAGGCTGGGAGGCGCTGACGCCGCTCGTCGCGACGGATCGGGCCACGACACCGTTGCTGCGCGACGACGCAAGCGGCCGGCTCGTGCCAGTTTCGTGGTCGGTCGCGCTCGCGGCGTTCGTGCAGCGGTTCCGTTCGATCCAAGAGCGCTCGGGCAAGGCGGCGGTCGCGGTGTTGAGTACGGGGCAGATCGTCACCGAGGAAATGGCGCTGCTCGGTGCACTGGCGAAGTTCGGGATGGGCGTGCGGCACCTCGACTCCAACACGCGTCAGTGCATGGCGACGTCGCACGTCGCCTATAAGCAGGCGTTCGGATTCGACGCGCCGCCGTTCACCTACGCGGATCTCGAGGAGAGCGACGCGCTGATTTTCATTGGGGCGAACCCGTGCATCGCGCATCCGATCCTGTGGCAGCGCGTGACGATGAACCGGCGGAATCCGGACATCGTCGTGATCGATCCGCGGCGGACAGAAACCGCCGAGGCGGCGACCTTGCACGTACCGTTGCGGCCGAAAAGCGATCTCGTGCTGCTCTACGGGCTGGCGCGGCGGCTGATCGAGCGCGGCGCGGTCGATCAGGCGTTTGGCGCGGCGCACACGAGCGGTTTCGAAGCGTTCGCCGAGTTCGTGGCCGAGTTCACCGTCGACCGGGTCGTGCGCGACACTGGTTTGCCGCGCGAGATGCTGGAGCGGCTGGTGGAGGTCATCGCGACGCGCGAGCGGGTGTCGTTCTGGTGGACAATGGGCGTGAACCAGAGTCACGAGGCGACGCGGACGGCGCAGGCGATCATCAACCTCGCGTTGATGACGGGAAACATCGGCCGGCCCGGCACGGGCGCGAACTCGATCACGGGTCAGTGCAACGCGATGGGTTCGCGGCTGTTTGGCAATGCGACGTCGCTGCTCGGCGGCTATGATTTTGCCCGGCGCGAGCATCGCGCGCACGTCGCGCGTGTGCTGCAGATCGATCCGGCGGTGATCCCCGAGGCGCCCGGGCTGGCCTACGATCAAATCCTGGACGCGATCGAACGCGGCGAGATTCGAGGGTTGTGGATCGTGGCCACGAACACTGCGCATTCGTGGATCGGCTCGCAGCGGTTCGCCGCGCTGCGTGAGCGGCTGGAGTTCCTCGTCGTGCAGGACATGTATGCGACCACGGAGACCGCGCAGCTGGCCGACCTCGTGTTGCCGGCCGCGGGCTGGGGCGAGAAAGACGGCGTGATCATCAACAGCGAGCGCCGGCTCGGGCTGGTGCGAAAAGTGGCGCGCGCACCCGGCGAGGCGCTGAGTGATTTCGCGATTCTCAAGCTGATCGCGGAGGGTTGGGGCTGCGGAGAGATGTTCCGGCGCTGGAGTTCGCCGGCAGCCGTGTTTCAGATCTTGAAGGAGGTTTCGCGCGGTCAGCCGTGCGATTTTTCGGGGGTGCGAGACTACTGGCAGATCGAGGAGGAAGGTGGAATTCAGTGGCCGCGGCCGGACATGCGTGAAATGCCGAATGGCGAGTGCCGAGGGTCGACTGAAGAAGACACATTGGAGGGGAGCCATTCGACATTCGACGATCGGCATTCTTCGTTTCATGAGCGCCGGCTGTTCGAAGACGGAAAGTTTTTCACCCAGGATGGGCGGGCGCGGTTTTTCTTCGAGGCGCCGCGGCCGATGCCGGAGCCGCCGGACCCGGAGTATCCGTTCCTGCTCATGACAGGGCGCGGGTCCTCGGCGCAGTGGCACACGGGCACACGGACGAACAAGAGCGCGGTGCTGCGCAAGCTCGCGCCACAGCAGTTGTATGCCGAGATCAACCCCGCGGATGCGGCCCGGCTCGG is part of the Opitutus terrae PB90-1 genome and harbors:
- a CDS encoding molybdopterin oxidoreductase family protein, with the translated sequence MSTIAERLRAQSGPMTSELVQRPSDFGLGRLPSRLAPAATITSVCGFCSTGCGLKIHLNDRGEAINLTADPGYPVNLGMACPKGWEALTPLVATDRATTPLLRDDASGRLVPVSWSVALAAFVQRFRSIQERSGKAAVAVLSTGQIVTEEMALLGALAKFGMGVRHLDSNTRQCMATSHVAYKQAFGFDAPPFTYADLEESDALIFIGANPCIAHPILWQRVTMNRRNPDIVVIDPRRTETAEAATLHVPLRPKSDLVLLYGLARRLIERGAVDQAFGAAHTSGFEAFAEFVAEFTVDRVVRDTGLPREMLERLVEVIATRERVSFWWTMGVNQSHEATRTAQAIINLALMTGNIGRPGTGANSITGQCNAMGSRLFGNATSLLGGYDFARREHRAHVARVLQIDPAVIPEAPGLAYDQILDAIERGEIRGLWIVATNTAHSWIGSQRFAALRERLEFLVVQDMYATTETAQLADLVLPAAGWGEKDGVIINSERRLGLVRKVARAPGEALSDFAILKLIAEGWGCGEMFRRWSSPAAVFQILKEVSRGQPCDFSGVRDYWQIEEEGGIQWPRPDMREMPNGECRGSTEEDTLEGSHSTFDDRHSSFHERRLFEDGKFFTQDGRARFFFEAPRPMPEPPDPEYPFLLMTGRGSSAQWHTGTRTNKSAVLRKLAPQQLYAEINPADAARLGVVSGGIVRVISRRGSCEALAFVTATVQRGHVFLPMHFAPANRLTFPSFDPHSRQPSYKAAAVRIEPRPC
- a CDS encoding sulfite reductase subunit alpha, with amino-acid sequence MHTVPVLPDSAPFTLEQRAWLNGYLAGLFSRGPVADVAGGVDLGRPASTSPATAKPTRLAPLTILFGSQTGTCESLAKRAAKEAGKRGFAATVRDMGAFTIEQLAQEQNLLVITSTYGEGEPPDNAKALHAALTAATKAPSRDEGVAAPAAGEVLPGAATPPWRLLGALRYSVCALGDTNYVHFCQCGKEFDAALEKLGAARAAAAAECDLDYEAKFTSWLDGALSGLTEVGRVIPNAPSTANLSGAVTAAGVGGVADPGQPSSPSPATPTQTETLTRSATPDGANGPRFSRQNPFPALVLASRRLNGAGSAKQVQHVEFDLGDSGFVYAAGDALGVYAHNCPELVGDVLAVLGCDGEEAVAAPDGSSITLRRALTEFYDLGKPTDELLAVVSPCLQAARGRDMGETPALPRSAPHHVIDALLAAGGGKLAPAEFVRTLKRLQPRLYSISSSPKAHAGQVHLTVSAVRYEKDARARKGVCSTFLADRVQPGETRIGVFVHRNAAFRLPESGDVPVIMVGPGTGIAPFRAFLHERRVTGARGRNWLLFGDQHAATDFLYQEELAELQRGGVLTRLDTAFSRDQAEKVYVQHRMLENARELLAWLEQGAHFYVCGDASRMAKDVDAALQRVVELAGGRTAEQAADYVQTLRTSKRYQRDVY
- a CDS encoding 4Fe-4S dicluster domain-containing protein, which produces MLASRDNFPLLTELLAEQQRLATPVARFAAASGGAPALEPVYRDLIPLSAPAAGEQYAFEVDLDACTGCKACVAACHALNGLDEHESWRDVGLLVAGTERRPFQQTITTACHHCADPACLNGCPVLAYEKDPLTGIVRHLDDQCIGCQYCILKCPYDAPKYNARLGIVRKCDMCHDRLAHGEAPACVQACPTHAIRIVAAPTPPRPPEPNFTYYVKIAERRPTAEVAASAELLPGAPSANYTRPMTRYTSQRGLPAGIRAADAMALRPQPAHWPLVIMLTLLPLAIGCQAVVTLVAMRANFTYYVKIGWNVVPGEWAERGAYDLTLCGAVAGVLGLAASVAHLGQPRRAWRIFLGWRRSWLSREAMVFGAWLPLTLATLIWPALTLPAAVVGAVGLGCSVMIYADTRRGFWAAAQTAPRFFGGAAAMGASVAIALGIEAAGAAVVLAAAMLIKLACDARVVRVLDVADEEDPSVGWLATARLLTGPLRRAFGGRLVIALVGGLLLPAWILSADVPPWSRWLWCAGMFAGELVERWLFFRAVDAPKMPGLVG